A genome region from Pseudomonas pergaminensis includes the following:
- a CDS encoding SMP-30/gluconolactonase/LRE family protein, protein MSCIAVTPHRAQLGEGPFWDAPTQALYWVNIAGKQALRLMGGQLQVWQLPEHVSAFIPCESGDALVTLSSGVYRLDLVTEALTLLCVADPQAGNRGNEARCDAQGRLWLGTMQNNIGEQGEDLPITQRSGGLFRIDADAQVTPLLSGLGIPNTLLWSDDGRQVHFGDSLDGTLYRHAIRPDGQLDPAQTWFGPHPRGGPDGSAMDVEGYLWNARWDGSCLLRLTPDGEVDRIIELPVSRPTSCVFGGPNLTTLYITSAASPLDHPWDGAVLAMEVDVPGKPCHRFAG, encoded by the coding sequence ATGTCGTGTATCGCCGTTACCCCGCACCGTGCGCAGTTGGGCGAGGGTCCGTTCTGGGATGCGCCCACCCAGGCACTGTACTGGGTGAATATCGCCGGCAAGCAGGCGCTGCGCCTGATGGGCGGGCAGTTGCAGGTGTGGCAGTTGCCGGAGCATGTCTCGGCGTTCATCCCGTGTGAAAGCGGCGATGCCCTGGTGACCTTGAGCAGCGGCGTGTATCGCCTTGACCTCGTCACCGAAGCCCTGACCCTGCTGTGCGTGGCCGACCCGCAAGCGGGCAACCGTGGCAACGAAGCACGCTGCGATGCCCAGGGCCGCCTGTGGTTGGGCACCATGCAGAACAACATTGGCGAGCAGGGTGAAGACCTGCCCATTACCCAGCGTTCCGGCGGCCTGTTTCGCATTGATGCGGATGCGCAGGTCACGCCGTTGCTCAGCGGCCTGGGCATTCCCAACACCTTGCTGTGGAGTGATGACGGCCGCCAAGTGCATTTTGGCGACAGCCTGGACGGCACGCTGTACCGGCACGCTATCAGGCCAGACGGCCAGCTCGACCCTGCGCAGACGTGGTTCGGCCCGCACCCGCGCGGCGGGCCGGACGGCTCGGCGATGGACGTTGAAGGCTACCTCTGGAACGCCCGCTGGGACGGCAGCTGCCTGTTGCGCCTGACCCCGGACGGTGAAGTCGACCGCATTATCGAGCTGCCCGTCAGCCGTCCCACCAGTTGCGTGTTTGGTGGCCCGAACCTCACCACCCTCTACATCACCAGCGCCGCCAGCCCCTTGGATCACCCCTGGGACGGTGCGGTATTGGCCATGGAAGTAGATGTACCTGGAAAACCCTGTCATCGCTTTGCCGGATAA
- a CDS encoding substrate-binding domain-containing protein — MNRRRGLRSLCCAAVAVSAMSLSGLLLAAEEVKIGFLVKQAEEPWFQTEWAFAEKAGKEHGFTVIKIAVPDGEKTLSAIDSLAANGAKGFVICPPDVSLGPAIVAKAKANGLKVIAVDDRFVDAKGNFMEDVPYLGMAAFEVGQKQGAAMAAEAKKRGWDWKVTYAVINTFNELDTGKKRTDGSVKSLEEAGIPKDHILFTAAKTLDVPGSMDATNSALVKLPSGAKNLIIGGMNDNTVLGGVRATESAGFKAANVIGIGINGTDAIGELKKPSSGFFGSMLPSPHIEGYNTALMMYEWVTKGTEPAKYTAMDEVTLITRENFQAELTKIGLWQ, encoded by the coding sequence ATGAATCGTCGTCGTGGTTTGCGTTCCCTGTGCTGCGCCGCTGTGGCGGTCTCGGCCATGAGCTTGAGCGGGCTGTTGCTGGCCGCTGAGGAAGTGAAGATCGGTTTCCTGGTCAAGCAGGCTGAGGAACCGTGGTTCCAGACCGAATGGGCCTTCGCCGAAAAAGCCGGCAAGGAGCATGGTTTCACCGTGATCAAGATCGCCGTGCCGGATGGTGAGAAGACCCTGTCGGCCATCGACAGCCTGGCCGCCAACGGTGCCAAGGGCTTTGTGATCTGCCCGCCGGACGTGTCCCTCGGCCCGGCCATTGTCGCCAAGGCCAAGGCCAACGGCCTGAAAGTGATTGCCGTAGATGACCGGTTCGTCGATGCCAAAGGCAACTTCATGGAAGACGTGCCGTACCTGGGCATGGCGGCTTTTGAAGTCGGCCAGAAGCAGGGCGCCGCGATGGCCGCCGAAGCGAAAAAGCGCGGCTGGGACTGGAAGGTCACCTACGCGGTGATCAACACCTTCAACGAACTCGACACCGGTAAAAAACGCACCGACGGCTCGGTCAAATCCCTGGAAGAAGCGGGTATCCCCAAGGACCATATTCTGTTCACCGCCGCCAAGACCCTCGACGTACCCGGCAGCATGGACGCCACCAACTCCGCCCTGGTCAAGCTGCCCAGCGGCGCGAAAAACCTGATCATCGGCGGCATGAACGACAACACCGTACTGGGCGGCGTACGCGCCACCGAAAGCGCCGGCTTCAAGGCCGCCAACGTGATCGGCATTGGCATCAATGGCACCGACGCCATCGGCGAATTGAAGAAACCCAGCAGCGGCTTCTTCGGCTCGATGCTGCCAAGCCCGCATATCGAGGGCTATAACACCGCGCTGATGATGTACGAGTGGGTGACCAAGGGCACCGAGCCTGCCAAGTACACTGCCATGGACGAAGTGACCCTCATCACCCGTGAGAACTTCCAGGCAGAGCTGACCAAGATCGGGCTGTGGCAATGA
- a CDS encoding aldehyde dehydrogenase (NADP(+)), translating into MTQYLGHNYIGGQRSANGSVTLQSLDATTGEALPQAFYQATPQEVDAAATAAAAAYPAYRALSASRRAQFLDAVADELDALGDDFVELVCRETALPAARIKGERGRTSGQMRLFATVLRRGDFYGARIDKALPDRQPLPRPDLRQYRIGLGPVAVFGASNFPLAFSTAGGDTAAALAAGCPVVFKAHSGHMATAERVADAIIRAAEATEMPAGVFNMIFGGGVGEALVKHPAIQAVGFTGSLKGGRALCDMAAARPQPIPVFAEMSSINPVIVLPQALTARADTVARDLTASVVQGCGQFCTNPGLVIGVASPAFTAFTQQVAQLIGDQPPQTMLNAGTLVSYGKGLEKLLAHPGIQHLAGSQQAGNQAQPQVFKADVRLLIEGDEVLQEEVFGPTTVFVEVADQAQLSEALHGLHGQLTATIIGEPGDLQQFAELTPLLEQKVGRILLNGYPTGVEVCDSMVHGGPYPATSDARGTSVGTLAIDRFLRPVCFQNYPDSLLPDALKNANPLRIQRLVDGTPSRDPL; encoded by the coding sequence ATGACCCAGTACCTCGGCCACAACTACATCGGCGGCCAGCGCAGCGCCAATGGCAGCGTCACGTTGCAAAGCCTCGACGCGACCACCGGCGAAGCCTTGCCCCAGGCGTTTTACCAGGCCACACCACAAGAGGTCGACGCCGCCGCCACGGCTGCCGCTGCGGCATACCCTGCTTACCGCGCCTTGAGTGCATCGCGTCGCGCGCAGTTCCTCGACGCAGTGGCCGACGAACTGGACGCGCTGGGGGATGATTTTGTCGAGCTGGTGTGCCGCGAAACCGCGCTGCCGGCTGCACGTATCAAGGGTGAACGTGGGCGCACCAGCGGCCAGATGCGCCTGTTCGCCACGGTATTGCGTCGCGGTGATTTCTACGGCGCGCGCATCGACAAGGCGTTGCCCGACCGTCAACCGCTGCCACGCCCGGATTTGCGTCAGTACCGCATTGGCCTGGGGCCTGTCGCCGTGTTTGGCGCGAGCAACTTCCCCCTGGCGTTTTCCACTGCGGGCGGCGACACCGCCGCTGCGCTGGCGGCTGGCTGCCCGGTGGTGTTCAAGGCCCACAGCGGGCATATGGCGACGGCGGAACGCGTCGCCGATGCGATCATCCGTGCGGCCGAGGCCACCGAGATGCCGGCCGGCGTGTTCAATATGATCTTTGGCGGTGGCGTCGGTGAAGCACTGGTCAAGCACCCGGCCATCCAGGCGGTCGGCTTTACCGGCTCGCTCAAGGGTGGCCGTGCACTGTGTGACATGGCGGCGGCACGCCCGCAGCCGATCCCGGTGTTCGCCGAGATGTCGAGCATCAATCCGGTGATCGTGCTGCCCCAGGCATTGACCGCGCGGGCCGACACCGTGGCACGTGACCTGACCGCGTCGGTGGTGCAAGGCTGCGGCCAGTTCTGCACCAACCCCGGCCTGGTGATCGGCGTTGCTTCGCCAGCCTTCACCGCGTTCACCCAGCAGGTCGCCCAACTGATCGGCGACCAACCACCGCAGACCATGCTGAACGCCGGCACCCTGGTCAGCTATGGCAAGGGCCTGGAAAAACTCCTGGCGCACCCTGGCATCCAGCACCTGGCGGGCAGCCAGCAGGCCGGCAACCAAGCGCAACCGCAGGTGTTCAAGGCTGACGTGCGCCTGTTGATCGAGGGCGATGAAGTGCTGCAGGAAGAAGTGTTCGGCCCCACCACGGTGTTTGTCGAAGTCGCCGACCAGGCCCAACTCAGCGAGGCCTTGCACGGCCTGCACGGCCAACTCACGGCGACAATCATTGGCGAGCCGGGCGACTTGCAGCAGTTCGCCGAGCTCACGCCACTGCTGGAACAGAAAGTCGGGCGCATCCTGCTCAATGGCTACCCAACCGGCGTGGAAGTCTGCGATTCGATGGTGCACGGCGGGCCGTACCCGGCCACTTCGGATGCCCGTGGTACCTCGGTGGGTACCTTGGCCATCGACCGTTTCCTGCGCCCCGTGTGCTTCCAGAACTACCCTGATAGCCTGCTGCCCGACGCGTTGAAAAACGCCAACCCGTTGCGTATCCAGCGGCTGGTGGATGGCACGCCATCTCGCGACCCGCTGTAA
- the araH gene encoding L-arabinose ABC transporter permease AraH: MTTQHNVLPTARKPLDLRALLDNWAMLLAAVSIFLLCALLIDNFLSPLNMRGLGLAISTVGIAACTMLFCLASGHFDLSVGSVIACAGVVAAIVMRDTDSVMLGIGAALLMGLLVGLINGIVIAKLRVNALITTLATMQIVRGLAYIFANGKAVGVSQDQFFIFGNGQLLGVPVPILITVLCFLFFGWLLNYTTYGRNTMAIGGNPEAALLAGVNVDRTKILIFAVHGVIGALAGVILASRMTSGQPMIGQGFELTVISACVLGGVSLSGGVGMIRHVIAGVLILAIIENAMNLKNIDTFYQYVIRGSILLLAVVIDRMKQR, from the coding sequence ATGACCACTCAACACAACGTGCTGCCCACCGCGCGCAAGCCCCTGGACCTGCGCGCACTGCTGGACAACTGGGCGATGCTGCTGGCCGCCGTGAGCATCTTTTTGCTGTGCGCCTTGCTGATCGATAACTTCCTTTCACCGCTGAACATGCGCGGGCTGGGGCTGGCGATTTCCACCGTGGGCATTGCCGCCTGCACCATGCTGTTCTGCCTGGCGTCGGGGCATTTCGACCTGTCAGTGGGCTCGGTGATTGCCTGCGCCGGCGTGGTGGCGGCGATCGTGATGCGTGACACCGACAGCGTCATGCTCGGCATTGGCGCCGCCTTGCTGATGGGCCTGCTGGTGGGGCTGATCAACGGCATTGTGATCGCCAAGCTGCGGGTCAATGCACTGATCACTACCCTGGCGACCATGCAGATCGTGCGTGGGCTGGCGTACATCTTCGCCAATGGCAAGGCGGTGGGCGTGTCCCAGGATCAGTTCTTTATCTTTGGCAACGGCCAGTTGCTCGGTGTGCCGGTGCCGATCCTGATCACTGTGCTGTGCTTCCTGTTCTTTGGCTGGCTGCTCAACTACACCACCTATGGGCGCAACACCATGGCCATCGGCGGCAACCCGGAAGCGGCCTTGCTGGCCGGGGTGAACGTGGACCGCACCAAGATCCTGATCTTCGCCGTGCATGGCGTGATCGGTGCCTTGGCCGGGGTGATCCTGGCCTCGCGCATGACCTCCGGCCAGCCCATGATCGGCCAGGGCTTCGAGCTGACGGTGATCTCGGCGTGCGTGCTCGGCGGGGTATCGCTGAGCGGCGGGGTAGGGATGATCCGCCACGTGATCGCCGGGGTGCTGATTTTGGCGATCATCGAGAATGCGATGAACCTGAAGAATATCGACACGTTCTACCAGTACGTGATCCGGGGATCGATCCTGCTCCTGGCCGTGGTCATCGACCGTATGAAACAACGCTGA
- the araG gene encoding L-arabinose ABC transporter ATP-binding protein AraG has product MTAAALRFDGIGKTFPGVKALDGISFSAHPGQVHALMGENGAGKSTLLKILGGAYIPSSGTLQIGDQTMAFRNAADSIASGVAVIHQELHLVPEMTVAENLFLGHLPSRFGVVNRGLLRQQALACLKGLADEIDPDEKLGRLSLGQRQLVEIAKALSRGAHVIAFDEPTSSLSAREIDRLMAIITRLRDEGKVVLYVSHRMEEVFRICDAVTVFKDGRYVRTFDDMSALTHDQLVTCMVGRDIQDIYDYRPREQGEVALKVEGLLGPGLREPVSLSVHKGEILGLFGLVGAGRTELFRLLSGLTRSTAGTLQLCGQTLQLQSPRDAIAAGVLLCPEDRKKEGIIPLSSVAENINISARGAHSRFGWLLRDGWEKRNADQQIKAMKVKTPTAAQKIMYLSGGNQQKAILGRWLSMPMKVLLLDEPTRGIDIGAKAEIYQIIHNLAAQGIAVIVVSSDLMEVMGIADRILVLCEGALRGEQTREHATESNLLQLALPRSLAN; this is encoded by the coding sequence ATGACGGCTGCCGCCCTGCGGTTTGACGGCATCGGCAAAACCTTTCCTGGGGTCAAGGCGCTGGATGGCATCAGCTTCAGCGCCCACCCAGGGCAGGTGCACGCGCTGATGGGCGAGAACGGCGCGGGCAAGTCGACGCTGCTGAAGATCCTCGGTGGCGCCTACATTCCCAGCAGCGGCACACTGCAGATCGGCGACCAGACCATGGCTTTCCGAAACGCCGCCGACAGCATTGCCAGCGGCGTGGCGGTGATCCACCAAGAGTTGCACCTGGTGCCGGAAATGACCGTGGCCGAGAACCTGTTCCTCGGCCACTTGCCCTCGCGTTTTGGCGTGGTCAACCGCGGCCTGCTGCGCCAGCAGGCACTGGCCTGCCTCAAGGGCCTGGCGGATGAAATCGACCCCGATGAAAAGCTCGGGCGCCTGTCCCTGGGCCAGCGCCAACTGGTGGAAATCGCCAAGGCGCTGTCCCGTGGTGCCCACGTGATTGCGTTCGACGAGCCCACCAGCAGCCTCTCGGCGCGGGAAATCGACCGTTTGATGGCGATCATCACGCGCCTGCGCGATGAGGGCAAAGTGGTGCTCTATGTCTCCCATCGCATGGAAGAGGTGTTTCGCATTTGCGACGCGGTGACCGTGTTCAAGGACGGCCGCTACGTGCGCACCTTCGACGACATGAGCGCGCTGACCCACGACCAGTTGGTCACCTGCATGGTTGGCCGCGATATCCAGGACATCTACGACTACCGGCCGCGTGAGCAGGGCGAGGTCGCGCTCAAGGTCGAGGGTTTGCTCGGTCCAGGGTTGCGTGAGCCGGTCAGCCTGAGCGTCCACAAGGGCGAGATTCTCGGCCTGTTTGGATTGGTCGGGGCAGGGCGCACGGAGCTGTTTCGGCTGCTGAGCGGTTTGACCCGCAGCACCGCAGGTACCCTTCAGCTCTGCGGCCAGACACTGCAGCTGCAGTCACCGCGCGACGCCATCGCTGCCGGCGTGTTGCTGTGCCCGGAAGACCGCAAGAAGGAAGGCATCATCCCGCTGTCCAGCGTGGCGGAGAACATCAATATCAGTGCTCGCGGTGCTCATTCCAGGTTTGGCTGGCTGCTGCGCGACGGTTGGGAAAAGCGCAACGCCGACCAGCAGATCAAGGCCATGAAGGTCAAGACGCCCACCGCTGCGCAAAAAATCATGTACCTCTCCGGCGGCAACCAGCAAAAAGCCATTCTCGGCCGCTGGCTGTCGATGCCGATGAAAGTGTTGCTGTTGGACGAGCCCACCCGTGGCATCGATATCGGCGCCAAGGCCGAGATCTACCAGATCATCCATAACCTCGCTGCTCAAGGCATTGCGGTGATCGTGGTGTCCAGCGACCTCATGGAAGTGATGGGCATCGCCGACCGCATCCTGGTGCTGTGCGAAGGCGCGCTGCGCGGCGAACAAACCCGCGAACACGCGACTGAATCCAACCTGCTGCAATTGGCCTTGCCGCGCAGCCTGGCGAACTGA
- a CDS encoding aldose epimerase family protein: protein MKHPRYLLSGLALSMLVASGGAQAAGLTSEHKPFGKTNDGTAVEQYILRNSHGMQATVITYGGVLQSLKVPDKHGKLDDVVLGFDDVQGYQSGTAFFGATIGRFGNRLAGGAFELDGKRYQVPLNDGPNSLHGGAQGFDKHVWTATPVKAKDSVGVTLTYLSKDGEMGFPGNLKTEVTYRLTDTNELHIDYTATTDKPTVLNLTNHSYFNLAGAGNGDILKQVATLHASHYTPVNATLIPTGELAPVKGTPMDFLKPTPIGQHIKDDHPQLKFAEPKQGGFDFNWALDTQGDVKQLAAEVHDPASGRRLQLFTTEPGVQFYTSNFLDGSVKGKAGKTYLHWSGFTLETQHFPDAPNQPKFASTRLNPGQTYTQNTIFKFTTD, encoded by the coding sequence ATGAAGCACCCTCGTTACCTGCTTTCGGGCCTCGCCCTGTCCATGCTGGTCGCCAGCGGCGGCGCCCAGGCGGCGGGCCTTACCAGCGAACACAAACCGTTCGGTAAAACCAATGACGGCACCGCCGTCGAGCAGTACATCCTGCGTAACAGCCATGGCATGCAAGCCACGGTGATCACCTACGGCGGCGTGTTGCAGTCGCTGAAAGTGCCAGACAAACACGGCAAGCTCGACGACGTGGTGCTGGGCTTTGACGACGTGCAAGGCTATCAGAGCGGTACGGCGTTCTTCGGCGCGACCATCGGCCGTTTCGGCAACCGCCTGGCCGGCGGCGCCTTCGAACTCGACGGCAAACGCTACCAGGTGCCACTCAACGACGGCCCCAACTCGCTGCACGGCGGCGCCCAGGGCTTCGACAAGCACGTCTGGACAGCCACGCCGGTCAAGGCCAAGGACTCGGTCGGCGTGACCCTCACCTACCTGTCCAAGGACGGTGAAATGGGCTTCCCCGGCAACCTGAAGACCGAAGTCACCTACCGCCTCACTGACACCAACGAACTGCACATCGACTACACCGCCACCACCGACAAACCGACGGTGCTCAACCTCACCAACCACAGCTACTTCAACCTGGCCGGCGCGGGCAATGGCGACATCCTCAAGCAGGTCGCGACCTTGCATGCCAGCCACTACACGCCGGTGAACGCGACGTTGATTCCCACCGGCGAACTGGCGCCCGTCAAAGGCACGCCGATGGACTTTCTCAAACCCACGCCGATCGGCCAGCACATCAAGGACGATCACCCGCAGCTCAAGTTCGCCGAGCCGAAACAGGGTGGGTTCGACTTCAACTGGGCGCTGGACACCCAAGGTGATGTGAAGCAGTTGGCGGCCGAGGTGCACGATCCTGCGTCCGGGCGGCGGTTGCAGCTGTTTACCACCGAGCCTGGGGTGCAGTTCTATACCAGTAACTTCCTGGATGGGTCGGTGAAGGGCAAGGCTGGGAAGACCTATCTGCACTGGAGCGGTTTTACGCTGGAGACCCAGCATTTTCCGGATGCGCCTAATCAGCCGAAGTTCGCGTCTACCCGCCTGAATCCAGGGCAGACCTACACCCAGAACACAATATTCAAATTCACCACCGACTAA
- the araD1 gene encoding AraD1 family protein, producing MRLVQFELRNGERRVGVVDGTKLREVSTARSVRELALAAIEAGVGLAQQVDSLGLGDSYDYATLLADLKILPPLDHPDPAHMLISGTGLTHLGSASARDKMHQAGDDTTLTDTMRIFKWGVEGGKPAAGQAGVQPEWFYKGDGSIVVRPGAAFPVPPFAEDAGEEPEIGGLYVIGPDSQPYRVGFAVGNEFSDHVMERKNYLYLAHSKLRSCSYGPELRVGELPQHLAGTSRLLRNGEEIWRNEFLSGEANMCHSLENLEYHHFKYRQFLKPGDVHIHFFGTATLSFADGIRTQAGDVFEISQAEFGAPLVNRVGSSEAAFEPGNVITL from the coding sequence ATGCGTTTAGTTCAGTTCGAGTTGCGTAATGGCGAGCGTCGCGTCGGCGTGGTCGATGGCACCAAGCTGCGCGAAGTCAGCACGGCCCGCAGCGTGCGTGAGTTGGCCCTGGCAGCCATCGAGGCGGGCGTCGGCCTGGCGCAACAGGTGGACAGCCTGGGCCTGGGCGACAGCTACGACTACGCCACATTGCTGGCCGACCTGAAGATCCTGCCGCCGCTGGACCACCCGGACCCGGCCCATATGCTGATCAGTGGCACCGGCCTGACTCACCTGGGCAGTGCCTCGGCGCGTGACAAGATGCACCAGGCCGGTGACGACACTACGTTGACCGACACCATGCGCATCTTCAAATGGGGCGTGGAGGGCGGCAAGCCCGCGGCTGGCCAGGCGGGCGTGCAGCCCGAGTGGTTCTACAAAGGCGACGGCAGCATCGTCGTGCGTCCCGGCGCGGCCTTCCCGGTGCCACCGTTTGCCGAGGATGCCGGTGAAGAACCGGAAATCGGTGGCCTCTACGTCATCGGGCCGGACAGCCAGCCCTATCGCGTCGGTTTTGCAGTGGGCAATGAATTCTCCGACCACGTGATGGAACGCAAGAACTACCTGTACCTGGCCCATTCCAAATTGCGCAGTTGCAGCTATGGCCCGGAGTTGCGCGTGGGCGAGTTGCCCCAGCACTTGGCGGGCACCAGCCGTCTCTTGCGTAACGGTGAGGAAATCTGGCGGAACGAATTCCTCAGCGGCGAGGCCAATATGTGCCACAGCCTGGAAAACCTTGAATACCACCACTTCAAATACCGCCAGTTCCTCAAGCCGGGCGATGTGCACATCCACTTTTTCGGCACCGCCACGCTGTCATTTGCCGACGGTATACGTACCCAGGCCGGCGATGTGTTCGAGATCAGCCAGGCCGAGTTCGGCGCGCCGCTGGTCAACCGTGTCGGCAGCAGCGAGGCGGCCTTCGAGCCCGGCAACGTCATCACCCTTTAA